A single genomic interval of Shewanella halotolerans harbors:
- the rpmJ gene encoding 50S ribosomal protein L36 translates to MKVRASVKKICRNCKIVKRSGVVRVICVEPKHKQRQG, encoded by the coding sequence AAAGTTCGAGCTTCCGTGAAGAAGATCTGCCGTAACTGCAAGATCGTAAAGCGTAGCGGCGTTGTACGCGTTATCTGTGTTGAACCAAAACACAAACAGCGTCAAGGCTAA
- the rpsM gene encoding 30S ribosomal protein S13, with protein sequence MARIAGINIPDQKHTVIALTAIYGIGLTRAQQICAATSIAEDAKIKELSEAQIDTLREEVAKYIVEGDLRREISMNIKRLMDLGCYRGLRHRRSLPLRGQRTKTNARTRKGPRKPIRK encoded by the coding sequence GTGGCCCGTATCGCTGGCATTAACATTCCTGATCAGAAGCACACAGTCATTGCATTGACTGCTATCTATGGTATTGGACTAACTCGCGCACAACAAATCTGCGCGGCTACTTCAATTGCTGAAGATGCTAAGATCAAGGAATTGAGCGAAGCTCAAATAGACACACTACGCGAAGAAGTTGCTAAATACATTGTAGAAGGTGACTTGCGTCGTGAGATCTCTATGAACATCAAGCGTCTGATGGACCTTGGTTGTTATCGTGGTCTCCGCCACCGTCGTAGCCTGCCCCTTCGTGGGCAACGTACCAAGACCAATGCGCGTACTCGCAAAGGTCCACGTAAGCCAATTAGAAAGTAA
- the rpsK gene encoding 30S ribosomal protein S11 has product MAKVPSRSTRKRVRKQVADGMAHIHASFNNTIITITDRQGNALSWATSGGSGFRGSRKSTPFAAQVAAERAGVAAQDYGVKNLEVFVKGPGPGRESAIRALNAVGYKITNITDVTPIPHNGCRPPKKRRV; this is encoded by the coding sequence ATGGCTAAAGTTCCGTCACGTTCAACGCGCAAGCGCGTACGTAAACAGGTTGCTGATGGCATGGCTCATATCCATGCATCTTTCAACAACACCATTATCACCATTACAGATCGTCAAGGTAATGCACTTTCTTGGGCAACTTCTGGTGGTTCAGGTTTCCGTGGTTCACGTAAATCTACCCCATTCGCTGCACAGGTAGCTGCTGAGCGCGCAGGTGTTGCTGCTCAGGACTACGGTGTTAAAAACCTTGAAGTTTTCGTGAAGGGTCCAGGTCCAGGACGTGAGTCAGCTATTCGAGCGCTGAACGCGGTTGGTTACAAGATAACCAACATTACCGATGTGACGCCGATCCCTCATAATGGTTGTCGTCCTCCTAAGAAACGTCGCGTGTAA
- the rpsD gene encoding 30S ribosomal protein S4 — translation MARYLGPKLKLTRREGTDLFLKSGVRAIDSKCKLEAAPGQHGARKARLSEYGVQLREKQKVRRTYGVLEKQFRNYYKDAARLKGNTGENLLTLLETRLDNVVYRMGFGATRAEARQLVSHKSIMVNGRVVNIPSFKVSANDVISVREKSQKQARIKAALEVASQREKPTWVEVDAAKMEGAFKRLPERSDLSADINEQLIVELYSK, via the coding sequence ATGGCAAGATACTTGGGTCCAAAGCTCAAGCTCACTCGCCGAGAAGGTACTGACCTTTTCCTGAAAAGCGGTGTGAGAGCAATTGATTCGAAGTGTAAGCTTGAAGCTGCACCTGGACAACACGGCGCTCGTAAAGCTCGTTTGTCTGAGTACGGCGTTCAGCTGCGCGAAAAACAAAAAGTTCGTCGTACTTATGGTGTGCTTGAAAAGCAATTCCGTAACTACTACAAAGACGCTGCACGTCTAAAAGGTAACACTGGTGAAAACCTGCTTACTCTTTTGGAAACTCGTTTAGATAACGTTGTTTATCGTATGGGTTTTGGTGCTACCCGTGCTGAAGCACGTCAGCTAGTTAGCCATAAGTCAATTATGGTAAACGGCCGCGTTGTTAATATTCCATCATTCAAAGTGTCTGCGAATGATGTAATTAGCGTTCGTGAGAAGTCTCAAAAGCAAGCTCGTATTAAAGCTGCTCTAGAGGTTGCTTCTCAGCGCGAAAAGCCAACATGGGTTGAAGTAGATGCCGCTAAGATGGAAGGTGCTTTCAAGCGTCTGCCTGAGCGTAGCGATTTATCTGCGGATATTAACGAACAGCTGATCGTCGAGCTTTACTCTAAGTAA